The window CAGcactcgtctcgatcgacgagcactACCGACGCATGGCTCGGCTCGAGTATGCGAGCGTTCGCGCCCATCGTCGGGAGATCGAGCGGCGTTGCGAAAAGTTcgaagcgtcgacgagctggtcgtGAACGCGGGTGCGTCGCGGCCCGATTGCagccgatgccgaggagATGCTTGCTGATGGATCCAGATACAGAGGTCaacgagcttcttggccgtcgTGTCTTGCCAAGTGTGCGTTTGTTCTACTCCTCCGCTGCACGCCACAAAGTCGAGTTGCACAACAGCGCTGGCATCGAGACGAAGCAGGTCACGTCCACTGCGATCCGTGTCTTGTCCGAGGCTTgcactcgagctcttggccTGCACCAAATGAGAGGCAGAGGCGTCGGTCGAGACGGGAACGGATCGCGCCTTGGGAGTCCAGCCGTTGGGACCGAGCACGATGGATCCGTCGCGCGAATCTGGGTTACGGAGACCATCACCGATACACTCGCCGAGAGAGCTTCGGTCGAGGTGAAGAACGTGATCGCGGTGGAGGCTATCCAGAAGTTTGTCCGTATCGCTGTGGATGCGCATCGAGGCATCCACCGAGTCAAGACGCTCGCCCATGGAGCGCAATGCTTCGGGCGTACAATCGCTCGAGTCTCCGTATCGTTGCTCCTGGCATTTAAtgctgatcgagatgcaatGCGGAttggcttgctcgtcagGGGTGACGGGTGCGCTGTCCTCTTCGCTGCCCTTTTGCGACGAGCCAGAGTCGTCAGCGTCGGGCGCATCGGCGGTGCAGCTGAGCCAGACGTTGTCGTGAATCTCAGAGGCATGCGTCATcctctccatctcctcgcgctcgcgtTTGCGAAAGCTGACGCCGTTGCGCTCAAGGCCGTTGCTGTCGACCGAGATGAGCCAAGGGAAGCGCTGCTCAAATACCTCAAACGACTCGGTGACGACAAACACATTGTACTGCAAGCCGCCCCAGCCACGAGAGAGGCGGTCCTTGCGCAGAgatgcttgcgcttccCTTACCCACTTTGCCAGAGTGAGAACACCGGGGTGATACAAGGGACAGTAGATGACAATGTCCGAGATGGTGGCATACTTTGCGCACTGAATCCCAAAGTTACGCAGACTGACACTGGATGCCTGAGGTGGGTTGACAAAGCTGGCACCGACCCTGCGCTCCTGGGTACCGTCGTTGTGATATCCGTAGTTGGATTCAAAGAGACTGCTGGGATACTGGTGACCTTGCAGAGTGCGGCAGATGCTGGGTGGCTTGATGATTTGGATCGGGTAGACGGTGGAGTTGAGCAAGGAGCGGAACGGTTGCTTCTCGTATCTAGCTGAGCGGTTGAGATGGAGATGCTTGGTTGGCAAAGGAGCGTAGTCGTCGGCTGTGTCGCTGACCGTTGAAACGCTTGTGCGCGAGCccgagctgcagctttcCGAAGTGACCGAAAAGAGCGAAGGTCTTGACATTTGTGACGATACGGTCGAGGCAGTGGAGGGGGATATAGATGCGGTGGAAGGCGTTGGAAAGGGCATCGGACCGGCCAAGCCAGAGGCACTCTTGAATGAATCGGCCCCATTTGGCTCGAAGCGGACcgaatcgtcgtcggtATCGGGggagctgctcgaacaTTGGGTTGTTACACTAGAGAAAGTACGCGAACGGGAACGGGAACGGGAACAGTTTTGCGACTGGGTAGCTCTCGAAGCAAACATCTGTTCGATCTCTTGGGGCGTGGGCATGTCGGCACGGAGGATGGTGAGACCTCGGTAAGCTGGCGTTGGCTGACCATTCCACGGTGCGCCAAAGAAGCGGTTTTGGGCAGGGACGGAGCCGTCGACGCCATGAAGGTAGGGGAAGACGACGCTGTGGGGTACGTCCTGTGCAACGTACTGTTCGTATAGAAGTGCTAGCTGTTCGGCCGACATAGCACGAATGGGTGCGGCAAGCTTGCGCTTTGACGGACATGGCCAGCGCATAACACCGAATTGGTCTCTGCGCATCTTGTGAGTAGATGCATTGTCAATGGTGTCATcaccgtcgtcatcgtcatcgtcgtcgtcggtgctgcTATCGGATGGGAAAGGTTCGTTGTAGATGACTGGGTActgctcgagatcggcatGATGGATGCCGTACGTTGGGGGCTCGGCGTTGagcagacgagcagcttgcggCAGGGACTTTGGCGAGGGCGAACGCTGGTTGAGCGGACGCGACCTCTGTTGCTCGGGAGAAGAGCGTTGCAGGCGAGGTGTACGCTGGGCGTCTTCGCGACCCGATGGCTTGTTGTGGGCTTGGTGCTGCAAAGGGACCGAGACAGTCGTAGACGAGGCGGTGCCATGGCGGGAAGCTACAGGATGCAACGAGACTTGAACATGGTTGGCAAGCTGAGACATGTCGCAGGGTGATTGAGAGGTGGAGTGGATAAAGACGATGGTTTTGCTATCTCggctgacgctgctgttgcggGAAAGGTCGACCACGTTCAAGTCTAGATCTGCACCGAGACGTATGCTTGGACGCAGGGATAGGCGCTACCGACAGGAGCGGTTCCGTGTTGATCGCAACGAGACAAGCAAGCCGCGTGATCAAAGGAGAGCGTGAATGGTTCTTGTGTGTGTGGGGGGAAAAGAGAGAAGGATGGAAGGATGGAAGGATGGaaggatggtggtggttgGAAGACAGGATGGACAGGACAACAAGGCGTGAGCGATGATATGcgtcgaggaagcgcaaagGGACGGATGGCGCGCCAAACGAAGCTCGCTGAAATGAAGTGGGGTGGCCTGAACAAGGTTTATGATTGGCTCGATGCGTTAGAGATGGATGGGTGGATGGATGGCAAGGCAAGGTGTGCAGCCGAGCAGAAATCAGGCTTGGAGACAAACACGAGCTCAGACGACCcaagcgaagcgagcgaACAGCTGATGTGGGGCAATGATGTGCAGTGGGCAGCGGGATGGAGGCCGATGCGGCGCAAAGACGAGCTTAGGCTCGACAATGTTCTCTCGGCAACGGCTGGGATGCAGAAGACCAGACTTGCGTGTAGAAGCTGGAACGGGGATGGCCGCAGGATCCAAGGGGTCGGAACGGGAATGCTGAAGGTGTCAGCCGGTGCGATGCTGGACTGAGGACGGAATGAGAGGTGGTCAACCTTACCAATAATTTGCAACGCGAGCGTCGATTGGGGCACGACAGCAAAGCTTAGTCGAGAAGGGAAGAGGATGTCGAGGTGATCGCGGCGACGACCAAGTTACGAGTCtcagctgcagcaagaTTGGAATGCAGGCGAGTGGATCAACGGAGGGAGGATCGTGGATGGTGGTAGCGACGGGATGGGCCCACACGACTAGGTCAAACGATGATGGAGAGCACGACGGCTTAAGCGTGAGGATGTCTGTCTAGCTCAGCCAAGCTGCAAGTGAGACATACTCTGGCTCGAGACAAGAGACATGAACGATTCCTGATGGACGGCGaatggtgctgctgctggtgtgcCTCGGAGCTCAGCGGGGAAAGCGAGTCTGTGTGGATCAGGCCAAGTGACTTGGTCGAGTCTCGATTtccacactcgtgactgactcgAAtttcagtcacgagtatggAAAACAGAGGGCGTTTTGACATGCAAGCTTTGAGCCTCTCGATGCATCATGGCAGAAGATAGCCTAGGGCGAGAAgacagtacagtacagtacagtgGTGCTTTCCCAGACTTACGACTTGCGACTGACTGCCTTTGTTATTCGACTGCGTGCAGCTGCGTT of the Mycosarcoma maydis chromosome 2, whole genome shotgun sequence genome contains:
- a CDS encoding uncharacterized protein (related to protein tyrosine phosphatase PPS1); the encoded protein is MSQLANHVQVSLHPVASRHGTASSTTVSVPLQHQAHNKPSGREDAQRTPRLQRSSPEQQRSRPLNQRSPSPKSLPQAARLLNAEPPTYGIHHADLEQYPVIYNEPFPSDSSTDDDDDDDDGDDTIDNASTHKMRRDQFGVMRWPCPSKRKLAAPIRAMSAEQLALLYEQYVAQDVPHSVVFPYLHGVDGSVPAQNRFFGAPWNGQPTPAYRGLTILRADMPTPQEIEQMFASRATQSQNCSRSRSRSRTFSSVTTQCSSSSPDTDDDSVRFEPNGADSFKSASGLAGPMPFPTPSTASISPSTASTVSSQMSRPSLFSVTSESCSSGSRTSVSTVSDTADDYAPLPTKHLHLNRSARYEKQPFRSLLNSTVYPIQIIKPPSICRTLQGHQYPSSLFESNYGYHNDGTQERRVGASFVNPPQASSVSLRNFGIQCAKYATISDIVIYCPLYHPGVLTLAKWVREAQASLRKDRLSRGWGGLQYNVFVVTESFEVFEQRFPWLISVDSNGLERNGVSFRKREREEMERMTHASEIHDNVWLSCTADAPDADDSGSSQKGSEEDSAPVTPDEQANPHCISISIKCQEQRYGDSSDCTPEALRSMGERLDSVDASMRIHSDTDKLLDSLHRDHVLHLDRSSLGECIGDGLRNPDSRDGSIVLGPNGWTPKARSVPVSTDASASHLVQAKSSSASLGQDTDRSGRDLLRLDASAVVQLDFVACSGGVEQTHTWQDTTAKKLVDLCIWIHQQASPRHRLQSGRDAPAFTTSSSTLRTFRNAARSPDDGRERSHTRAEPCVGSARRSRRVLLHCFDGYTETSVLALSYLMYARQLSLPEAYLDLHLRADRSFFVYPTDIPVLKAVERLLQQERMVRRQSMPQVLDAHTDLRGSRVVVSKPLNGSLGADGRHSETGGTLTPTPSKGRISDVKVNSSELVGKHAWFDSCRFDGSFPSRILPFLYLGSLDDASNVDMLRVLGITHLVSVGETALEPPVHISANMNASGKAHRGSRYQRASAKEALAEDATSVPSCTYQSQGITVLNVRNVSDDGIDSLRGTMREAVQFIESARLSGGKVLVHCRVGVSRSTTVVLAYVMAHLDLGLMESYLLVRSRRLNIVIQPHLLFLWELRGWETFLFRAKQTQIELVRGRVGSAELARGELSPGSNAEVSSAGSSQCSEEHLAGVEIGAGAGSVHGFDRAHTAMMPFGSGSPIGLPYNASRLTWGFFAREIDFLNLLCFI